One Oryzias latipes chromosome 21, ASM223467v1 genomic window, cgcctcatatgctgtagcctcacaacctcggaccgtggccgaaataaaaaagaaatggttggacatcaaagtcgaggcaaaaaaatgtgtagcgctccatcgccagagtgtgtctgccacggggggggacAGGgaacaccggagctgacccctcttgatgagagactggcggctattattggggaatcccttttaagtggagtggtgactgaggcggggggggggacgccgacgcgccagatgcacggggtgacacaggtaagagaaataattaaaatgaatgcagtcaagtcagatgtatgcaggctacacaattacagtttattaatatagaacaattatattttagttgctgggtgttccagcagggccagtggttacgatgctgcagctgagcagccgtctggccccagcgtctccacggcacgcggctctcaaccctccagcagtgggcgTGTCCTCAcagatgcagtccttgaaatgcagaggaagtcattagttcaatcagagaggtggccaaggagttgggcgaaatcaagactgccctgactgaaataaactgcacgatgagggaattcttgttgttttgttccAGTGGAGGTAGAGGATTCTGGCTTGAGTGACAGGTTGCTTGGATGGATGACAAAATGGATGAGCTGGTGGAGGTTGTGAAGACTGAAGAGTGGAGCCTTGCTTGGTGTTCCGTTGGAAGAGAATTAATGACCAATGGTGGAAGTGAAGCTGGTAGCAATTCCTGAAGGGGCAAACACAGAGTGGATAAGCGTGCAGGTAGAATGGGGCACTTGGCATAAAACTTGGCATAAGGTTTGCCTTGAGAGCTTTAGCATGAGCCAGTACTGTACAGATGGACTGACATTGGCTGAAGGATGAAGAATCTAGATAaaggctgcaggctgatgagtAGATGGGCAGCAGGTGTAAAGATGATCCCCGGTAGGAGTGGGAGGAGACCAAGATCCTAATAGAAGATGCAGCAACACCTATAAAAAGTAAGCACTAGAAAACCCTCACAGTTCTGTCATATAAATTGACAACAATgtttcaaacaaacatgtttgtaaACTGACTGCAGATGCCAGCGACTCTGTAATGAACGCTTAGTGTTCCAGGGCGCCCTATATTTGGTCTACTTCTGCACTCACCTATACCATGCTACTCTGAAGCCTTTTATACTGTAGTAAACCacatccatgtatatgataatatatcaGATTTGACAAAGTAAAGAATGAATTTTTCAGTAAATATTCTTCTTTTCCAACCCAGAGGTAAGACGGATCggtctctgaggctccgccttacACTCCTTATGGGTGCCGCcgatttcatgacatcaacctagagcctCAGCCgcatgtctgcgtttctcccacgaaaaaaacaaacaacatccaaacttgcatattgtgcatataaaattaaattgttttgtgggtgtgtctgttagcctgggggtggggCTGGCAGAACAGACtattcctggaaggggctgttctcactggtctatgtCAGCTCATGAGAACCTcttgttttcgtggattgggagggactGGTtctcagagtgcaggtttttttagaggaatactcttTTAAAGtatgcaaaataaaactaaaagctcaaaaaattgaGTTTGTTTGTTATAAGCCCTTTAAGCCACTTTAAGggttgtcatgaaaatggaatgtagtATTGTCATAgtgtaagtgtatcgtgaagtattcagAAGACTTATGCATGACATACGGATGATGCTGTTGTATGGTATCCTAATGCTACAATGTAGTTGTTAATAATGTACGATTAGACTACTGGTCCCCTACTGACCATGTGGACCCATGGGTCTGCAAATTATATGAAAGTGCccaaaaaaactacaataattGTGTAGCTGTTTTTAGTAAAGAAACTTGAGGAAAAAgtggttttttgtttgtttttggttttaggAATGTACAAGAAATTTTTCCATCAAgtacattttgacatttttagaacAGATTTACAAAACAGTTATACGACTCATTATTTTGGAGGATAAACAATAATACaatatgaaaaatataaaaaaacagtgtttaaatCTCTTTCAACAACAAAGTGCTctcaaaaaatatttgattgttcattgaatgaaaaaaatgttttaatttctcTGTAATTTGCTGTCATCTTTGTCTTTTgccatatatatttttttctttttctgtcatccatccattttctcctGCTCATCTTTGGTCAGGTGATGGGGGAGGCAGGCTAAAAAACACTATTTGGTTTCTAAAACGTTGGTTTAATCAGGGAtcacaaataacaaataaaaacaattagtcacaaaaaaaagcagcataacaTAGTTCACCATTAGACACAGAACAAAGAACATTGTTAAAGCTCCAGATTTATTAAAACAGGACAAATGGTTTGACCGTCTAAAGAAGGAGCCTGGAACAGACATTACAGAGTCAGATAAAAACTGCATCAGCAAAAGGTTCATCTGCTATTTTGTACTTCCTGCTTACAGTATGTGAACTGCAAGTTTAAAATCACATACAAAAAATATCTTCTACCCTGACCCACATATAAAACAGTGAAAGgattaaaacacattaaaaagagCAAATAAAGACGTTAAAAGAGTGCTGAGGCCTGAAATCCTCTCAAACTcactaaaaacatgaaaaatcgtCTCCCTCTGATCACAAAATAGGCAGCAGTCAGAGACAGTGGGGTTAAAAACAGAGATAAAAGAGTTTAAAGCAATAGCACCATAGAAGATCCACCATTGGAGGTCTCTGGTTCTTCAACGACTGCTGTGAGGCCGGATGAGGCTCTGCGTGGTTTTGGTCTTAAAGCTTGCCCCCCCCGACAAAAAATCCTCCTAGCTGCAATAATTCGTTTAGCACTCAGTCGGGCAAAAAAACCTCTTCCTCTCAGCAACAGCAGTGAGCTTAGTCGTGTTTGATGAGGTACTTGGACACATAAAAAGCTTTCTAGTCAGCCGCTCCCCCCGCCCCCCCTGAGACCACCAGTCTGCTGCCTTTAACACCCATAGCCGCAGAGGTGGAGCCCCGCCTTCACCGTTTCAGAGAGACCCCCACCTGCCCCGAGCCACGCACTTCAACGTCATCAATCACCCCCTTGCAGACACGCATCACCGTCCCCCACCACACACTCCCCAGACACACTCGAATCACACCACTCAGAGGTCTCCACCCCCCCCTCATCCACACAAACACCATCCACCCCAGAAGCCTTACTATTGACTTTCAACTCATCCACCACCTCAAAGACACCACTTACGATACCCCCCACCAACACCCCCCCTTCTGCAACCTGACTCACCTGTCCCTCCACCTGACCGTCTCCACTCACACCCTCCCCACTCACCCCGCTCTCACCAGACTCTCCCCCCGGCTGAGCCCCTTCCTCCATGGGGTCAGAACAATCTGCCAAGTCCACTGAAGGTCGCTCGGTTGACATGGTGTGAGGTTGCCCTTCACCCACGCTACCTTCCACTGCAGCGGCCACGCCCCCTGAAGCAGAATCGGCGCAGTTTGGACGGGCTTTCTCCAAATGCACCTCATCACCGCCACCACAATTtctgaaagaggaagaagaagacgcTTTCTTGATCCCAGAGAAAATTGCAGGTTTTCCTTgtccacttcctccagcttcttCATGAGAATCTTGAAGCGTTCCCAGATTTAGTCCTTCCTGCCCATCTTGGATCTTTCCAGGGGTTTCAGACAGATCAGACATCTCTGTATTGGTTGTTGGATtgctttctgtcattttttgatATTCCAAAATGAAACTTGGGTCTGAAATGTCTTTCCATGTCTGAGAAACTCCACTCTCTCTTCTATTGTTCTCCGAAAGTTCATGATTCCTGATAACTTCAATCTTTGGCATTAACATTTTTTGCGCCTTGGCCATTgcaatttcttttaattgtttttcaatAAAGCTGCTGAGTTCCTCTGACAGAATCTTTTTGTACTTTGGTTTATAGTATGGACGTGAGCACCAACATTTAGATCTTATTTGAGTTCTGTATTTTTCAACAAGGCTCCAGATAAGAAGGAGACCGCAGCAAAGACCAAGGCCCCagtcctgaaaaagaaaagttaagaggtgaaaagcaaaaagtaaaaaagaggttaagcacaccTCCTCAGTAATGAACTTTAGGGTCATGGGGCGTCTTTGCTCTTCACCCACTCACTGAGGCAACCCAACTGGGGGGAAACTAGTTCAATGAGAACTTCTAAAGAATAGACAGAaactagaaaaatgttttaatattcttttctAATTTGGTGTCTTTAGTTCAACCCATCAAGAAGTCacagaaattaaataaacatttgtaaCTTGTGTGTGGATAAACATTTATAAGGATACAAAGCACTAATATGGTCAGTTTGTGCATCAATACTTACAAGTGATTCTGTCTTGTAGGAGTCTTTAATTCGTTCCTCTTCGTATGTCAAATTTTTCTTGCAAGGCAATCCAGTCTGATTAGAGTTGAAGTTTGTTCTCAGACAGAAGTACCAGTCTCCATCAAACAGAACCATGGCTATCCAGAGACCTGTCAGACTGAGGAACTCATAAACTCTCTTCCCAAAAGAGAAACAGGTCCAAGAGCAGGGCTCGCGAGGGCAGCAGTCCACCGttgaaaaaacctttttcttgtaaaattttCTTACAACGTAGACAGCAAAGGTTAGAATCAGAGAAGGAAGAACCAAGTACAGCACACCATTTACATGTAGACCAGGTCGGCATGAACACACAAAATGCATGTCAAATATATGCTGCAAGATGGATGTAAGAACCAAGAGCAGGAACAAAACCAAAGGTCGtcttaatttttcaaaaagtttccAAATAAATTCCAGATTCATGTTAGTAGATGAGCTTTCTAAGCGGTTCATCACAGGTTAGAAGAGCAACCAGCAGCTTCTTTGGTCAGAAGACTTCAGAATGGAACTCAGCATTGCTCCTTATAACTGCAGCAGAACTGTGGTACCGTGTGACAGTGGTGAACCAAAATATGCCCTATttagtttcaaaatgattgtgATGGACTTGAAGGTTCTCTCACTTCCCCAATCCCAAAGTGTCAGGCACTGAATGACATCCTTGGATTGACCACAAACATTGTCTGACAGTTTAcccaaaaacagagaaaatgaaacaaaaaaaacaccaacagatTGTGGTCACTGTATTACAATGTGTGTGATTCCTAGACAACCTCTAGAAGAGTTAAGGTAGTCTTAAGACTGTAAACTGCAGCTAAAGCTCTCTTACTGTTAATTTTGAACTGAAACACGACCAGTACAGATGCACTTGCGAGCTTCACAGAAGCTTCTCCAccaaattttagttttttcctacAGCTGAAGGAACAAAGGGTGGTTGTGCTGTGACCATAAATTCTGAATTATCTGTTTAGAAATGAATTTTTCTGGACCAGAACTCTATTTTTGTTCCTACCAATCCTGGCACTTCATCCATTACAGTTTACAAACAATCAATATAAtgcattgattttatttacaaatttccAGAGTTTTAGCATCAATCCATGTTTCTTCTAACATGAGTTTAATTACCCGTAAttttaatgtgcaaaaacaagcaGCTGGCCATTTAACTATTTGGTTAAAAGGATTTTTCAAGAAATACATTTTGGaataatttattttctgataGATCTTAATAATTGCAACACAGCAAAGATAAAGCCCTTATTAAAGAAATCGTCTTAGTGCCTCAGGttttcaacaaaaacagacCAGTGTCTTACATCAGacttaaaatttaaagaaaaaaaaatgtttcacccAAAGAAAAACGTTTGGTGAGTTTGTATTATattcttaaaatgcattttctgcGATGAGCTAAAATCCAGCTTTTTTAAGGTATAAAAATCATGAGATGAGCTCAGGTGTTCACTCATTCTTGTGAGGTTCATGAAATCAAATGCATTGTCCTCGGCCATagtggagtgtgactgtttatggttgtggacaggtgtctttatatatataaccagttcaaacaggtgacattaatacaggtaaccagtggagggtccttgttacggctgtggccgtattagGTTTTATTTGGTTCTGTTtgctctgtgttttgtgttatttttgtatcagagtgggacttctgtgttttttgtggatctttgtttgtatgtctgtgatttttttcaggtgtgctggcaagggtgtggcctccatttggacaagctggtggaggcagcctttaaagccaccACTTGGACCTCCAGCCGGTGAGAAGGGTGCCTTGCAGCAAaagcctccactgcagcttggccctcttctccattttgttttgttctccattttgttttgttctccattttgttttgttctccattttgtttatgtcttctccacttgttttagtttgtgttgcactttgtagttctttgtagtttgtagttttgtctgtgcccactctgtttagtcctttggtttatgattttgtttaagtgaagctgtaggggtgaaccgccattttgtttagtacatgttttctcctggttttgttaggttagggaggttagcgttctgtctttgatttcccttttcttttgttgcaggtaagattacatgttgcagttagatggggttttgtttgttattttggcctcggttcaccctgaagccttttagcttcacttttagttattgttggattgtttgtttatttgtaaataaatttgtcatattttatggagacatttgtttggtgttttgtgttgcagtcaacttttttagccaaaacattactttttttttatgttatgccacCAGTCACCCCTAGACACAGAAGGGGGCGTAACAgtcctctacagaagaagttacaggtcagTAACAGACAGAAATCtagcttgtttgtaggtgaccaaatacatatttttccaccataatttacaaatttttctttaaaaatcagacaatgtattttctgatgtttttttccattttgtctcatagttgaggtttacctatgatcaAAATAacaggcctctcatctttttaagtagaGGTTGCACAACTGGTAGCttactaaatacttttttgtctcACTGTACAGCGGTTGTCAAAAGTCTGCATACACTTGTAAAGAATACAATATAATGGCTGTCATGAGTTATTTCTACAACTCTGATTCTTCTCTGATAGAGTGATTTGAACAGATTCATTTAGGTTACAAAAGCATTTAAgaagtttagtatttttatgACTTCGTTATGTATTAATTGAAAATGTGACCAAATTTGCTGGGTCAAAAATATACATACAGTAACAAAAACTAGCAAATCTGGTGATTTATAAAGTTGTGTCAATGGAATAATCTTCATACCATGCGTCTTAACTTATAGTGAGTAATCATGAGTGACTATAGCTGGTGACTTATCTCAttccatttaacccttgtgctatcttagatgaccccccccccttccattgacgtgttattcctaccatgacaaaggtggataaaggtggaaagatttcatgtaatgtaagtgttcagagcactgtctagtgggtctagatgacccaactcccaatggtaaagtgcctaggatagaacaagggttacataggGCTCATTAGATCCAAACGCCCACAAACGGTACAATGGGAAAGTCAAAGGAGCTCAGGACGGATCAGAAAAAGCGAATCATTGACTTGAACATGTCATTAAAGTCACTAGTAGCCATTAGGGAGCAGCTGCGGGTCCCAAGAGCAACAGTGCAAACAATTGTAAGTATAAAGTGCATGGCACTGTTTTGTCACCACCATGATCAGGACGAAAAAGCAAACTATAATCTGCTGCTGAGAGAGAATTGGTCAGAAAAGTCAACCGTGAACCACCATAAAGCAGATCTGTCTTTTGACTACAAGGCCCAGCAATACGTTTCGAGGAGAGAAGGTGAGGCCTTTAACCCAAGAACGCCATGCCAACCATCATGTGGTGGAAGTGTTATGCTTGGGCCTGTTTTACTGCCAGTGGAACTGGTGCAATACTGAGATTTAATAGGATAATGAAGAAGTATTACCTTCAAATTCTTCAAGATAATCTGAAGAAAAAACTATAGTGTGGGACTATGctgtgccctggattttaaaagcaatttggacacgaTGCTCGCTCCTTTTTTATTCAGCAAATATGACGtcaagttaaaatctaattgaaatGAACGTTTTGCGCCgattttttatgaatccactgagttctgaagataaaaacgttgatagtttattaaaaaatagatttaaatacatttttctctcAAAGATTGTTCAGacccaatgcattgtggtctaaatTCGCTGAACTAGTGAGCATCAAatacacactggttttttgcagagactacTGGGAAATTTCTATGTCACTGGACTTTGGAATTCTAGATGCAGacatgcactatatagtgagtagggaaggaattggGAAACAATCTGGGTCTTGGTTGCAGTTGGGTGTTccaattgaaaataaatcaaactttattcatttaaaaaagggcTTCTCAtacagctcgaagcgctttacagctaaaaacaaaaatcaggaatcaggaaactttattgtcattttatcacatGATAAAACGAAATAAGGCTCTCTGGTCCAATACCAATATCAGACTGATACCAATGTGATATCAGTCTGTTACGGTGTGGTTCCTGATGAGTATTGCacagaagtatttttttcaaatttcacgGTATATAAGTATTGCACAGCCCTGTGATATTGCAATTTGAGAATTTGCTTGTTGTccatgaagggggggggggggtggtggttCAGTGATCAACCGGAGTtcagcagtctgactgcttcagggaagaaactgttcctccgtctggtggtcctgctcttTAAGCTCCTCAGTCTGCTGCCTGAGGGGAGCAGGGCGAacagagggtgtgaggggtgggtggggtctttCAGGATGTGGGAGGCCTGTTTCCTGCATCTGGTCTTATAGATGTCAGTGGTGGATGGCAGGCTGCAGcccacagtcctctgtgcagctTTTGTCACTCGTTGCAGAGcaacaccaaaaacagacaataaataaatattaaaataaaaaaacaaaagagaaaaacccAGGCCACCCTTTACCCTCCCTccattaacacacacaaacaatgaaTAGTTAAAATGTATATTAATGTATATTATGTTATTTATCGCACAAAGGGGAAACAGTTCTCCGCACTTTAACCTATGCCCTAtggcaggggtgctcattacgtagatcgaccggtcgatcttcaaggacatgagggtagaccGCGGGACGGACTGACTGTAATCTAACATAAATAAAGTAAGTAAGTGAGTATATGAAACATTTGTGTCTTTGTCGACTAAATTATTTTGTTAGAGAATTGTCTTCTTTTTTGGCACATAGTTCCTCGCCTTAAGGCTGTTTGGTCACAAACTCAAGATAATAGTGGTTTGTGTGTCTGACATCAGCACAGACACCAAGCAGATATTATTTGAAACCATACCTACAGGATGGAACAGGGCAACTTCTTGTAAAATCATTTCTAGAAAAGCTGCCAATTTACAAGAATTTCAGTTCTATTCTATAGGTCACAGGTCAGTGTTGGGCAACTATGGTTAATCTTGAACTTAAATTGTTCTTTTAGTTTCACTTTGGTGTGATGTGTTGAAGTGGTTCAAGGTCACGTGTACATTTGGTGTGTCTAACTTTTAAGGTGGTTACGGTTGAATTGTTTCCCACGTCATTTCtgtaaggattctgtggttctgtgttcagtttgatttttaattctCCAGAGCTTCAGAGATTAGATTCACAAATATTTTCCATTCTTTCCATCCACTCAATTTGATTTAATTCAATATTAGTTTTACATGGTTTACATATTtacaacaaaactaaactgaattacaaaactaaattcatgaCTTTTGGAAATTGCCACATTTGGAATTAAAAGTTTGTATTGATAATCATGCGGTGGAAAGAGTTAATGATATGGAGTTTCTGTGAgttattattcattcattcatcttcttgaccgtttattccctttcggggtcacggggttgccggagcctatcccggccacttgggcgtaggcaagggataccctggactggtcgccagtctgtcgcagggtagaatgtcttcaatcacacatccattcactctcacactcacactcacacctatggacaatttagagttgccaattaacctatgaagcatgtttttggattgtgggaggaagccggagatcccggagaaaacccacgcatgcagggggaaaacatgcaaactccacacagaaaggtcccccgttgatgtagtttatcatgtcccccagccgggacttgaaccggggccttcttgctgtgaggcaagagcgctaaccactgcgccaccgtgcagcccatgcACGGTGGCCCACAAAATAAGCTGGAAGTTATAAATATAGCTAGTCAGAGCTAAACTGGCAAAAAAGTGTTGAAAAAAACACGTCCTATACTCACGGACAAACACGATTACAAATATATTCAGCGATAATACTATAGCTGATATACAGGACAGTGTTGAAATTTGGGGGAAATACTTATTAAACAGTTTTGCAGTCTTTGTACaaccaacaaaaatgtaatggAGTCGTTCATGGTGTGGATTATGGGACACATACAAATGCGCTAATTTTAAAGTCGGGTTTATTGAAATGATGGGAACTAGTGAAACAGCATTCATGATGTATAAAGCCAGAAATAACTTGCTTCCAATAAACATACAACAAATGTTCAGGGACAGAGATGGGAGTTACAATTTCAGGAAACAGCAGAACTTGAAAAAGAGTTCATTCGTactacagaaaagaaaatgggctTATCAATCTGTGGTTCGCCTGAGAGAGATGGGTGGAGAGGAAAGAAGGTTTTTATAGACCTGCAGgcctctggaggatcctacaGCCTGATCTTCGTGGGACACCGGCAGCTTCAAATATGTACCTGCTGCTTTGGTATTTTAGCAGCTGctctcttaacccttgttctatcctaggcactttaacgttgggagttgggtcatctagacccactagacagtgctctgaaccttttttcttcaatgatttgtgatcttcactggtgtccatggattacatgaaatctttccacctttatccacctttgtcatggtagggagaacatgttaaTGTAAGGGTCCAGTGCTCTAAagatatattaataataataataattaatctTTTAACTTGTTACTTCCTAACGTGGATGGACTCAATCCTCTCTTGAATAAAATACCAAGGTGCTAAATAAATCACCCCAACTTACCCTTTCATGTTGCATTAGTGTTTGCTATGAACCGTCACCTGCAGCGTGCTTGTAAATAAActtgcatgaacattttgggTCTACAGACTCAGAGGTCTATGACcttgattttgtgtgtgtgggagacCTATGTAGTATGATACAGAGGTATAGCAGAGGACCCCCTATCAGAAGACCATAGGTTTtgtttctgcccccccccccccccccccccccgttaaaTACGCCTTTGCCACTACCCTGAACCCCAGGTTTGGCTCCAGTGCTCATGCCACTAATGCTTCCTCATTGTAACTGGCAGACCCACCTGTTACAGGTAATCTGTAGTGAGAGCTGGAAACCCTTTCAACGCCTGCTATTGCATGGGATTGACTGAAACAGTGACACGGGTGAAAAAGTTAAAGTCATGTCAAAGTGCTAAAATATCTATAAATGACCACAAAAGCGTTTGTCACTGatttattgtgttacatgaaaaCACAATTGTCTAGTCAAGTGTATGCGGCATAAATCAGACACAGCAATCAAACACAAGTTCTAGACACACCGTAGTGTGAAACCATCTGATCATGCTAACTCATAGCAAACTCTTTAAAGCTCATGTTAAGATGCAGAATGTGTCAGTCAGTGAGATTTGTTCCTTCAGGCTTTACTTCTCTTTTTTCAGTGTAAGGTTAATTAAGTGATTTTTATTCTTTGACAAAAATATGCTATGCTTAATTGTAACTTaagttttttaataatatatcAAATGATCTTAATATGTTCAGTTcagttattttcaaaatgtaacagaTACGTGTCTGTTTTTAATGCTTTCCTCATTCGTTTACAGTTTTTTGCAATCTATtaccttcctttttttcttccatctgtTCACATTTCATCCCAACATTAAGTTAAAGTTCTCACTCTTtaatattttactattttagCAGATCcactttcatttctttcccaGTTTCTTCATC contains:
- the LOC110017406 gene encoding uncharacterized protein LOC110017406 produces the protein MNRLESSSTNMNLEFIWKLFEKLRRPLVLFLLLVLTSILQHIFDMHFVCSCRPGLHVNGVLYLVLPSLILTFAVYVVRKFYKKKVFSTVDCCPREPCSWTCFSFGKRVYEFLSLTGLWIAMVLFDGDWYFCLRTNFNSNQTGLPCKKNLTYEEERIKDSYKTESLDWGLGLCCGLLLIWSLVEKYRTQIRSKCWCSRPYYKPKYKKILSEELSSFIEKQLKEIAMAKAQKMLMPKIEVIRNHELSENNRRESGVSQTWKDISDPSFILEYQKMTESNPTTNTEMSDLSETPGKIQDGQEGLNLGTLQDSHEEAGGSGQGKPAIFSGIKKASSSSSFRNCGGGDEVHLEKARPNCADSASGGVAAAVEGSVGEGQPHTMSTERPSVDLADCSDPMEEGAQPGGESGESGVSGEGVSGDGQVEGQVSQVAEGGVLVGGIVSGVFEVVDELKVNSKASGVDGVCVDEGGVETSEWCDSSVSGECVVGDGDACLQGGD